From Phragmites australis chromosome 5, lpPhrAust1.1, whole genome shotgun sequence, a single genomic window includes:
- the LOC133919096 gene encoding NADPH-dependent pterin aldehyde reductase-like, which produces MTAGAPKGGGGAARAAAGPRTVLITGVGRGLGRALALELARRGHAVVGCGRSAEHVRSLEAEIASPSRHFLTVTDVRSDSSMAELAKAVVEKKQVPDIIVNNAGTINKNNKTWNVPAEEFDTVVDTNIKGTANVLRHFVPLMIEKKHGIIVNLSSGWGRSAAAEVAPYCASKWAIEGLTRSLAKELPPGLAAIALSPGVVNTDMLHSCFGSSAALYQTTDTWAPKAATMILTLSLDDNGASLTV; this is translated from the exons ATGACGGCGGGGGCGCCCAAGGGCGGCGGGggcgcggcgcgggcggcggcggggcccaGGACGGTGCTCATCACGGGGGTCGGCCGGGGGCTGGGCCGCGCGCTGGCGCTCGAGCTCGCGCGGCGAGGGCACGCCGTCGTCGGATGCGGCCGCTCCGCCGAGCACGTCCGCTCGCTCGAGGCCGAGATCGCGTCGCCGTCACGCCACTTCCTCACCGTCACTGACGTC AGGTCTGACAGCAGTATGGCCGAGTTGGCAAAGGCTGTTGTGGAAAAGAAGCAAGTTCCCGATATCATAG TAAACAATGCTGGtacaataaacaagaataacaagACATGGAATGTTCCAGCAGAGGAATTTGATACAGTTGTCGATACAAATATTAAGGGAACAGCAAATGTACTTCGCCATTTTGTACCACTTATGATAGAGAAGAAACATGGGATTATAGTCAATTTGTCTTCTGGTTGGGGAAGGTCTGCTGCTGCAGAG GTTGCTCCGTATTGTGCTTCGAAGTGGGCGATTGAGGGTTTGACACGCTCCTTAGCAAAGGAACTGCCTCCTGGATTGGCAGCCATTGCCCTTAGTCCTGGTGTTGTCAACACCGACATGCTTCATTCATGCTTTGGGAGCTCAGCTGCATTATACCAAACAACTGATACATG GGCACCCAAGGCGGCCACAATGATACTGACCCTTTCACTAGACGACAACGGTGCCTCACTAACTGTATGA
- the LOC133919094 gene encoding zinc finger CCCH domain-containing protein 16-like — protein MSAAAAAPGAISAAGTPAVATRREKQRERKKQRRRRARRDAAARARAAAEAEGADPEEEQRFRELKESEAAAESESARRAFEEAERRWLEAAAARAAEKAAAAAAEEEARAAESSSREKSKYGHGNESEEDGEWEYVEDGPAEIIWQGNEIIVKKKKVKIPKGVKEKPPIQEEDRPTSNPLPPQSVAFAAQRREPPLSAQEVLDKVAQETPNFGTEQDKAHCPFHLKTGACRFGVRCSRVHFYPDKSCTLLMKNMYNGPGLALEQDEGLEFTDEEIEQSYEEFYEDVHTEFLKFGELVNFKVCRNGSFHLRGNVYVHYKSLESALLAYNSINGRYFAGKQITCEFVALTRWKAAICGEYMRSRYKTCSHGAACNFIHCFRNPGGDYEWSDWDNPPPKYWIRKMAALFGPSADTKASDTPDFEWSQGSDRKRLKSSGDRYVSRRSRDEDVHKRHSSRDYSHSKEEHSSHSTKYEQSRHRRDPYAAHKHRSREIEEHTGKYSSTMENERESHKHMHEERHRSDHDSGGKGDGDKIRSRRHKSDQRGSLEPGSSDWHSDHTDTDISKNPSTSRYNNHKRSRRQSSEDPKLERHYSKLHKSMGKEHSTERRSSHYIEDDYYAEKDGGRGKSRKDKDHPEDRWVATNSDVDSDVEGHQGSSSKRTKLGGKDEAHSDAETQYQRSGCRTTKDGKSRRKRHSENRQHSDTEEDTSESDTRDSSSDALIRRSRSSDENVSKHRSRRKRKFQGRDTAE, from the exons atgtcggcggcggcggcagccccCGGTGCCATCAGCGCCGCCGGTACACCGGCGGTGGCAACGAGGAGGGAGAAGCAGCGGGAGCGGAAGAAGCAGCGCCGCCGGAGAGCACGGAGGgacgccgcggcgcgcgcgcgggcggcggcagaggcggaGGGGGCCGACCCCGAGGAGGAGCAACGCTTCCGAGAGCTTAAGGAGTCAGAGGCCGCCGCCGAGTCCGAGAGCGCGCGGCGCGCCTTCGAGGAGGCCGAGCGACGATGGCTCGAGGCtgccgccgcgcgcgccgcggAGAAGGCCGCGGCCGCAGCTGCGGAAGAGGAGGCCAGGGCTGCGGAGAGTTCGTCTCGGGAGAAG TCTAAATATGGTCACGGAAACGAGTCAGAAGAAGACGGTGAATGGGAATATGTTGAAGATGGACCGGCGGAGATCATATGGCAAGGAAATGAGATCAttgtgaagaagaaaaaggttaaaataCCAAAGGGGGTCAAGGAAAAACCGCCGATTCAGGAG GAAGATAGACCTACATCAAACCCACTCCCACCACAATCTGTAGCTTTTGCTGCTCAGAGAAGAGAACCCCCGTTGTCTGCTCAAGAAGTACTCGATAAAGTTGCTCAAGAGACTCCAAATTTTGGAACAGAACAG GATAAGGCCCATTGCCCATTTCACCTCAAGACAGGGGCTTGTCGCTTTGGAGTGCGCTGCAGCAGGGTTCATTTTTATCCTGATAAATCATGCACATTGCTAATGAAAAACATGTATAATGGTCCAGGCCTTGCTTTGGAGCAAGATGAAGGGCTTGAG TTCACAGATGAAGAGATAGAACAAAGTTACGAAGAATTTTATGAAGATGTACATACAGAATTTCTGAAATTTGGTGAACTCGTCAACTTCAAG GTATGTAGGAATGGATCTTTCCATCTCCGAGGAAATGTTTATGTGCACTATAAATCCTTGGAATCAGCTCTTCTTGCCTACAACAGCATCAATGGACGTTATTTTGCTGGAAAGCAG ATAACATGTGAATTCGTTGCTTTGACAAGATGGAAGGCTGCCATATGCGGTGAATACATGAGGTCAAGATACAAG ACATGTTCACACGGAGCTGCTTGTAATTTTATTCACTGCTTTCGCAACCCTGGAGGAGATTATGAGTGGTCTGATTGGGACAACCCTCCCCCAAAATATTGGATTAGGAAGATGGCTGCTCTTTTTGGTCCCTCAGCTGATACCAAGGCGAGTGATACCCCAGATTTTGAATGGTCACAAGGTTCAGATAGGAAGAGGCTGAAAAGTTCTGGTGATAG GTATGTTTCAAGAAGATCTAGGGACGAAGATGTCCACAAACGACACTCTTCTCGTGATTATTCCCATTCTAAGGAAGAACACAGTAGCCACAGCACAAAGTATGAGCAAAGTCGGCATAGAAGAGATCCATATGCAGCGCATAAGCACCGAAGCCGAGAGATTGAAGAACATACTGGAAAATACTCTTCGACCATGGAAAATGAAAGAGAGTCCCATAAACACATGCATGAAGAAAGACATAGAAGTGATCATGACAGTGGAGGAAAAGGAGATGGTGACAAAATTAGGTCTAGGAGGCACAAATCTGATCAGCGAGGAAGTTTGGAGCCTGGATCTTCTGATTGGCATTCAGACCACACTGATACAGACATCAGCAAGAACCCTTCCACTAGCAGGTACAATAATCACAAAAGGAGCAGGAGGCAATCCTCGGAGGACCCCAAACTTGAAAGACACTATTCTAAGTTGCACAAATCAATGGGAAAAGAGCACAGCACTGAAAGACGCTCGAGTCATTACATAGAAGATGATTATTATGCCGAGAAAGATGGTGGAAGAGGCAAATCTAGAAAGGATAAAGATCACCCTGAAGATAGGTGGGTAGCGACAAATAGTGATGTCGATTCGGATGTTGAGGGACATCAGGGGTCAAGCAGTAAACGCACCAAGTTGGGAGGGAAGGATGAGGCTCATTCTGATGCGGAAACTCAGTATCAGAGATCAGGTTGTAGAACAACGAAGGACGGCAAGAGTAGAAGAAAGCGTCACAGTGAAAACAGGCAGCACAGCGATACTGAAGAGGATACTTCAGAATCAGACACTAGAGATTCGAGCTCTGATGCGTTGATTCGTCGATCAAGAAGTAGCGACGAGAATGTCTCAAAGCACAGatcaaggaggaagagaaaattCCAGGGTAGAGATACGGCAGAGTAG
- the LOC133919095 gene encoding uncharacterized protein LOC133919095: MFKKPVDVKALQRLSGADKKKLRRTAKERFPQASDADLDAILPPKVEITVAKYPNRALVYGIEGEFPMIFDIDGRGHELFPTVYALWKVPHLLPAFTLKGGEVSRYVLGGADLMFPGVSIHPEGFPSFEAGQPWSVKVPGNPAPIAVGTTTMSSTEALKAGLRGKALRIAHYYRDMLWDSADGRYVPNEGFFEDIVVEDPNFVSTSQSADSSEEPAEGTHDVSVSTEDVAVDISDSHAADHGVHSEAVEEITDGVNLLKLPEGKASEQPPEEKEHQNLATEEIDSLLDKCLLQALYTSIKEKDLPMLGSTLWSNHILPCRPPGVTLDIKKSSHKKLSKWLQSKSSSGLILAKEDKYKKEVMLTGINRGHPDYMVFKPEKRVQEPVECDKAVAESSVTKQLEVAEVYKPSSHVKPIFVAIEADMEKFYSASEASDIVFRYVEKENLVKLTDKAKVILDSTLCDALYKGAIKKGSAYPTEIHKKDMGSTFLNRMQVHHRVSRGNEVVVRKGAIRTLQIMTERRQGNKKMTRLSGVESFLMDAHSLASELQKKFACSTTTAELPGKKGQYEVLVQGGVIDDLAKHLVEHYGVPKRYIEVLDKTKR; this comes from the exons ATGTTCAAGAAACCTGTTGATGTGAAAGCTCTGCAGCGTTTGTCTGGGGCTGACAAAAAGAAGCTAAGAAGAACTGCCAAGGAAAGGTTTCCACAAGCTTCTGATGCTGATCTTGATGCCATCCTTCCTCCCaag GTCGAGATAACAGTTGCAAAGTACCCAAATCGGGCTCTTGTATATGGCATAGAGGGGGAGTTCCCAATGATTTTCGACATTGATGGAAGAGGCCACGAACTGTTTCCAACAG TTTACGCACTCTGGAAGGTCCCTCATCTGTTGCCAGCGTTTACACTTAAGGGCGGTGAGGTTTCACGTTACGTGCTTGGTGGTGCTGATCTGATGTTTCCTGGTGTCAGCATACACCCAGAAGGGTTTCCTTCTTTTGAAGCTGGCCAACCATGGTCAGTAAAAGTTCCTGGCAACCCTGCTCCAATTGCT GTTGGGACCACAACTATGAGTAGTACTGAAGCCTTAAAGGCAGGGCTACGTGGCAAGGCTTTAAGGATTGCACATTACTACAGGGATATGTTATG GGATTCAGCTGATGGTCGTTATGTTCCCAATGAAGGATTTTTTGAAGACATTGTTGTTGAAGATCCTAATTTTGTTTCGACGTCTCAATCCGCTGATTCTTCTGAAGAACCTGCAGAAGGCACACATGATGTTAGCGTTTCCACTGAAGATGTAGCAGTTGATATTTCAGACAGTCATGCTGCTGATCATGGCGTCCATAGTGAAGCTGTGGAAGAGATAACTGATGGTGTAAACCTACTAAAACTGCCTGAAGGGAAAGCCTCTGAACAACCACCTGAGGAAAAGGAACATCAGAATTTGGCAACTGAAGAAATTGATTCTCTTTTGGATAAATGCCTTCTGCAAGCATTGTACACGAgcataaaagaaaaagatcttCCCATGCTAGGAAGTACATTATG GTCAAATCACATACTCCCTTGCAGGCCACCAGGTGTTACTCTAGATATTAAAAAGTCATCACACAAAAAATTATCCAAGTGGTTACAATCAAAATCTTCATCTGGCCTT ATTTTAGCAAAAGAGGACAAGTATAAGAAGGAAGTTATGTTGACTGGTATCAATCGTGGGCATCCAGACTACATGGTCTTCAAACCAGAAAAGAGGGTACAGGAGCCTGTTGAATGCGATAAAGCTGTTGCCGAAAGTAGTGTCACAAAACAATTGGAAGTGGCTGAGGTTTATAAGCCAAGTTCTCATGTCAAACCTATATTTGTGGCTATTGAAGCTGACATGGAGAAGTTTTACAGTGCATCAGAGGCATCTGACATAGTCTTCAG GTATGTCGAGAAGGAAAATTTGGTTAAGCTGACAGACAAGGCCAAAGTGATTCTGGATTCCACATTATGTGATGCATTGTACAAAGGGGCTATTAAAAAGGGTTCAGCATACCCAACTGAGATCCACAAGAAGGACATGGGGTCAACATTCTTAAACCGAATGCAAGTTCACCATAGAGTATCAAGAGGAAATGAGGTGGTCGTTCGCAAGGGTGCCATACGAACTCTTCAAATCATGACAGAAAGAAGGCAAGGAAACAAGAAGATGACTCGACTTTCTGGAGTTGAAAGCTTTTTAATGGATGCCCATTCGTTAGCTTCTGAACTGCAGAAGAAATTTGCTTGCAGCACCACAACAGCTGAGCTTCCAG GTAAAAAGGGGCAGTACGAGGTCTTGGTTCAAGGTGGGGTGATCGATGACCTTGCGAAGCACCTCGTCGAACATTACGGTGTTCCAAAGAGATACATTGAAGTTCTTGACAAAACAAAGAGGTAG